From Ramlibacter tataouinensis, the proteins below share one genomic window:
- a CDS encoding KGG domain-containing protein, translating into MASSTQGNEGKRSNRGFASMDPQRQREIASEGGRAAHEKGTAHEFTSEEAREAGRKGGMARSQSNKARNAAGGSSGGSGGAR; encoded by the coding sequence ATGGCATCCAGCACCCAGGGCAACGAAGGCAAGCGCTCCAATCGCGGCTTTGCATCGATGGACCCGCAGCGCCAGCGCGAGATCGCCAGCGAAGGCGGACGCGCGGCCCACGAAAAGGGCACGGCGCACGAGTTCACTTCCGAAGAGGCACGCGAAGCGGGCCGCAAGGGCGGCATGGCGCGCAGCCAGAGCAACAAGGCCCGCAATGCGGCCGGCGGCAGCTCGGGCGGCTCCGGCGGCGCTCGCTGA
- a CDS encoding PLP-dependent aminotransferase family protein, whose translation MLMKASSQSLTEQLSARFAQRIRDRLLAPGARLPSVRQCALQQGVSPSTVVAAYDQLLAQGLVEARKNRGFFVRESRIEGPAGARVAAGTEPASPASRGHVPVDATALIRGMFHKISHKPQPGMGVFPPDWLESTFMPAAVRKVTGTRALLDFSLQYGEPHGDGGLRRALSNKLANINVQAAPENIITTVGATHALDIVSRTLLRPGDHVMVEEPGWAVEFARLTALGMRLLPVPRRPDGPDLEVMTRYCEVHQPKLYVSVSVLHNPTGHCLTPGSAHRLLQLASRHDFHIVEDDTYSHIAPEHATRLCALDGLQRTIHVSGFAKILAPNWRVGFLAANPALIERLLDTKLLTTLTTPALLERALALCIEQGQLRRHAERIRTRLDAARSRSVKLALQAGCRFAAEPAGLFGWVDTGVDTDALAQRMLDDGYLLAPGALFHADRKPSTLMRINFATTQEAAFWKRYSELVRTM comes from the coding sequence ATGCTGATGAAGGCCTCCTCGCAATCGCTCACCGAGCAGCTGTCGGCGCGCTTCGCGCAGCGCATCCGCGACCGGCTGCTGGCGCCGGGCGCGCGGCTGCCCTCGGTGCGCCAGTGCGCCCTGCAGCAGGGCGTGAGTCCGTCCACCGTGGTCGCGGCCTACGACCAGCTGCTGGCGCAGGGCCTGGTGGAGGCGCGCAAGAACCGCGGCTTTTTCGTGCGCGAAAGCCGCATCGAAGGGCCCGCCGGGGCGCGGGTGGCGGCGGGCACCGAGCCGGCGTCCCCCGCGTCGCGCGGCCACGTGCCGGTCGACGCGACGGCGCTGATCCGCGGCATGTTCCACAAGATCAGCCACAAGCCGCAGCCGGGCATGGGCGTCTTTCCGCCGGACTGGCTGGAGTCCACCTTCATGCCGGCCGCGGTCCGCAAGGTGACGGGCACGCGCGCCCTGCTGGACTTCTCGCTGCAGTACGGCGAACCGCACGGCGATGGCGGCTTGCGGCGCGCGCTGTCGAACAAGCTCGCGAACATCAATGTGCAGGCGGCGCCCGAGAACATCATCACCACGGTTGGCGCCACGCATGCGCTGGACATCGTCAGCCGCACCCTGCTGCGTCCCGGCGATCACGTGATGGTCGAAGAGCCGGGCTGGGCGGTGGAGTTCGCGCGGCTCACGGCGCTTGGAATGCGCCTGCTGCCGGTGCCGCGGCGTCCGGACGGGCCCGACCTGGAAGTGATGACCCGCTACTGCGAAGTCCACCAGCCCAAGCTGTACGTAAGCGTCAGCGTGCTGCACAACCCCACCGGTCACTGCCTCACGCCCGGCAGCGCCCACCGCCTGCTGCAGTTGGCAAGCCGGCACGACTTCCACATCGTCGAGGACGACACCTACAGCCACATCGCGCCCGAGCACGCCACGCGCCTGTGCGCGCTCGACGGCTTGCAGCGCACCATCCACGTGAGCGGCTTCGCCAAGATCCTGGCGCCGAACTGGCGCGTGGGCTTCCTGGCGGCCAACCCGGCGCTGATCGAGCGGCTGCTGGACACCAAGCTGCTCACCACGTTGACCACGCCGGCACTGCTGGAGCGGGCGCTGGCGCTGTGCATTGAGCAAGGCCAGCTGCGGCGGCACGCCGAGCGCATCCGCACCCGGCTGGACGCCGCCCGCAGCCGCAGCGTCAAGCTGGCGCTGCAGGCCGGATGCCGCTTCGCGGCCGAGCCCGCCGGCCTGTTCGGTTGGGTGGACACCGGGGTGGACACGGATGCCCTGGCGCAGCGCATGCTGGACGACGGCTACCTGCTCGCGCCCGGCGCGCTGTTCCATGCCGACCGCAAGCCCTCGACGCTGATGCGCATCAACTTCGCGACCACGCAGGAGGCGGCGTTCTGGAAGCGCTATTCGGAACTCGTGCGGACGATGTGA
- a CDS encoding creatininase family protein, with amino-acid sequence MAIPRFWDDLKTTDFAQLDAARTVALLPLGATEQHGPHLPLSVDRLLVDAIVGAALPALPQDLPVLVLPTQQVGYSPEHTAFAGTLTLPYETVLASWVALGECVARAGVRKLLLFNAHGGQASLMDIAARELRARGLVAYSCSWWNLPLGDEVKGLFTADEHRFGIHAGEIETSMVLALRPQSVAMAQARDFDSTSRQRAAAYPILGNGVSAKLGWHMQDYNAQGAAGNAAAATPEKGRALVEAAGRQLALLLQELSLLPLSTRVDHQQGPAGGPQGH; translated from the coding sequence ATGGCCATCCCCCGCTTCTGGGACGATCTCAAGACCACCGATTTCGCGCAACTCGATGCGGCGCGCACCGTCGCCCTGCTGCCGCTCGGGGCTACCGAGCAGCACGGGCCGCACCTGCCGCTGTCGGTGGACCGGTTGCTGGTGGACGCGATCGTCGGCGCCGCGCTGCCGGCGCTGCCGCAGGACCTGCCGGTGCTGGTGCTGCCCACGCAGCAGGTCGGCTACAGCCCGGAGCACACGGCCTTCGCCGGCACCCTCACCTTGCCCTACGAAACCGTGCTGGCCAGCTGGGTCGCGCTGGGCGAATGCGTGGCGCGTGCCGGCGTGCGCAAGCTGCTGCTGTTCAACGCCCACGGCGGCCAGGCCAGCCTGATGGACATCGCCGCGCGTGAACTGCGCGCGCGCGGCCTGGTCGCCTACAGCTGCAGCTGGTGGAACCTGCCGCTGGGCGACGAGGTCAAGGGGCTGTTCACCGCCGACGAACACCGCTTCGGGATCCACGCCGGCGAGATCGAGACCTCGATGGTGCTGGCGCTGCGGCCGCAGTCGGTGGCCATGGCGCAGGCGCGCGATTTCGATTCCACTTCGCGCCAGCGCGCCGCCGCCTATCCCATTCTCGGCAACGGCGTGAGCGCCAAGCTGGGCTGGCACATGCAGGACTACAACGCACAGGGCGCGGCTGGCAATGCCGCCGCCGCCACGCCGGAGAAGGGGCGCGCGCTGGTCGAGGCCGCTGGGCGCCAGCTGGCCTTGCTGCTGCAGGAACTCTCGCTGTTGCCGCTGTCTACCCGCGTCGATCATCAGCAAGGTCCTGCGGGGGGCCCGCAAGGCCACTGA
- a CDS encoding PLP-dependent aminotransferase family protein — protein sequence MKLNELPQTNWRLASRAQRMNPSFIREILKVTERPGIISFAGGLPSPKTFPVAAFQEACAKVLRDDGQAALQYAASEGYGPLREMVAAMLPWQVDPAQVLITTGSQQGLDLVAKVLVDAGSRILVETPTYLGALQAFAPMEPEVIGVASDAGGLDLDDLSRQATDARFLYVLPNFQNPTGRTMSEDRRAALSQRAAALGLPIVEDNPYGELWFDAAPPPPLTSRNPEGCVYLGSFSKVLAPSLRLGFMVAPAALYPKLLQAKQAADLHTPGFNQRVAAEVMKESFLARHVPAIRSLYKSQRDAMLAALAREMQGLSLEWNAPDGGMFLWARLPQGMDAIELLPKAVAQGVAFVPGAPFYAQQADSRSLRLSFVTATVEQIDAGIAALAASIRAYARE from the coding sequence ATGAAACTGAACGAGCTCCCCCAGACGAACTGGCGCCTGGCCAGCCGCGCGCAGCGGATGAACCCCTCCTTCATCCGCGAGATCCTCAAGGTCACCGAGCGGCCCGGGATCATCAGCTTCGCCGGCGGGCTGCCCTCGCCCAAAACCTTCCCCGTCGCAGCCTTCCAGGAGGCCTGCGCCAAGGTGCTGCGCGACGATGGCCAGGCGGCCCTCCAGTACGCCGCCAGCGAAGGCTATGGCCCCTTGCGCGAGATGGTGGCGGCGATGCTCCCGTGGCAGGTCGACCCCGCGCAGGTGCTGATCACGACCGGCTCGCAGCAGGGCCTGGACCTGGTCGCCAAGGTGCTGGTGGACGCCGGCTCGCGCATCCTGGTCGAGACGCCGACCTACCTCGGCGCGCTGCAGGCCTTTGCCCCCATGGAGCCGGAGGTGATCGGCGTCGCCAGCGACGCCGGCGGGCTGGACCTGGACGACCTGTCGCGGCAGGCCACCGATGCGCGATTCCTGTATGTCCTGCCAAACTTCCAGAACCCGACCGGCCGCACCATGAGCGAGGACCGCCGTGCGGCGCTGTCGCAGCGCGCCGCTGCGCTGGGCCTGCCGATCGTGGAGGACAACCCCTACGGCGAGCTGTGGTTCGACGCCGCGCCGCCGCCGCCGCTGACCAGCCGCAACCCGGAGGGCTGCGTGTACCTGGGTTCCTTCTCCAAAGTGCTGGCGCCCAGCCTGCGGCTGGGGTTCATGGTCGCGCCGGCCGCACTCTACCCGAAGCTGCTGCAGGCCAAGCAGGCGGCCGACCTGCACACCCCCGGCTTCAACCAGCGCGTGGCCGCCGAAGTGATGAAGGAGAGTTTCCTGGCGCGGCACGTGCCGGCGATCCGGTCGCTCTACAAGTCGCAGCGCGATGCCATGCTCGCGGCGCTGGCGCGCGAGATGCAGGGCCTGAGCCTCGAGTGGAACGCGCCCGACGGCGGCATGTTCCTCTGGGCCCGGCTGCCGCAGGGCATGGATGCGATCGAACTGCTGCCCAAGGCCGTGGCCCAGGGTGTCGCCTTCGTGCCCGGTGCGCCGTTCTACGCCCAGCAAGCGGATTCGAGGAGCTTGCGCTTGTCCTTCGTCACGGCCACAGTGGAGCAAATCGATGCCGGCATCGCCGCGCTGGCGGCCAGCATCCGCGCATACGCCCGGGAGTAG
- a CDS encoding glutathione S-transferase family protein, which produces MLKIWGRISSINVRKVVLTAQLLELPFERIDAGAAFGIVKTPEYLARNPNALVPTLEDEGFALWESNVIVRYLCAKHEAGDLYPQDLRQRFDAERWMDWQQTTLNPAGREAFIQLIRTPADRRNADALAASVSATEPLLATLDARLAARPFMAGERLTMADIPIACEMHRWWGLPLAHREHPHLRRWYQVLRALPAARGVLDLSLS; this is translated from the coding sequence ATGCTGAAGATCTGGGGCCGGATCTCGTCCATCAACGTGCGCAAGGTGGTCTTGACCGCCCAGCTGCTGGAGCTGCCCTTCGAGCGCATCGATGCCGGGGCGGCCTTCGGGATCGTCAAGACCCCCGAGTACCTGGCGCGCAACCCGAACGCCCTGGTGCCGACGCTGGAGGACGAGGGCTTCGCACTGTGGGAGTCGAACGTGATCGTGCGCTACCTGTGCGCGAAGCATGAGGCGGGTGACCTCTACCCGCAGGACCTGCGGCAGCGATTCGACGCCGAGCGCTGGATGGACTGGCAGCAGACCACCTTGAACCCGGCCGGGCGCGAGGCCTTCATCCAGTTGATTCGCACGCCGGCGGACCGGCGCAACGCCGATGCGCTCGCCGCGTCGGTGAGCGCGACCGAACCGCTGCTGGCCACGCTCGATGCGCGGCTCGCCGCACGCCCGTTCATGGCCGGTGAACGCCTGACCATGGCCGACATCCCCATCGCCTGCGAGATGCACCGCTGGTGGGGGCTCCCGCTCGCCCACCGCGAGCACCCGCACCTGCGCCGCTGGTATCAAGTCCTGCGCGCCCTGCCCGCCGCCCGCGGCGTCCTCGACCTTTCCCTCAGTTGA
- a CDS encoding histidine phosphatase family protein: MGTLYLVRHGQASFGADDYDQLSELGRKQSVRLGEYFAWKGIRFDALIAGTLRRHKQTLAGILEGMNHASEHLSWDGLNEYDSQAVIACVHPEPLQKPTSPEMYRHHFRLLRGGLAQWMAGAVAPQGMPSYRDFVAGVAGALDHVRANHFGQSVLLVSSGGPIATAVGLVLGASPDTTIELNMRIRNSAITEFAFTPKRHMLVSYNAIPHLEDPQYAKWVTYA; encoded by the coding sequence ATGGGAACCCTCTACCTGGTCCGGCACGGGCAAGCCTCCTTCGGCGCTGACGACTACGACCAGCTCAGCGAACTGGGGCGCAAGCAGAGCGTGCGCCTGGGCGAATACTTCGCGTGGAAAGGCATTCGCTTCGACGCGCTGATCGCCGGCACCTTGCGCCGGCACAAGCAGACACTCGCAGGCATCCTCGAAGGGATGAATCACGCGAGCGAACACCTGTCCTGGGACGGCCTGAACGAGTACGACAGCCAGGCCGTGATCGCCTGCGTGCACCCCGAGCCGCTGCAAAAGCCCACCTCGCCCGAGATGTACCGCCATCACTTCCGCCTGCTGCGTGGCGGCCTGGCCCAGTGGATGGCCGGCGCCGTCGCGCCGCAAGGGATGCCCAGCTACCGTGACTTCGTGGCGGGCGTGGCGGGCGCGCTCGATCACGTGCGCGCCAACCACTTTGGCCAGAGCGTGCTGCTGGTCTCCAGCGGCGGCCCCATCGCCACCGCGGTGGGCCTGGTGCTGGGCGCCAGCCCGGACACGACGATCGAACTGAATATGCGGATCCGCAACAGCGCGATCACGGAGTTCGCCTTCACGCCCAAGCGCCACATGCTGGTCAGCTACAACGCCATTCCGCACCTGGAAGACCCGCAGTACGCGAAGTGGGTCACCTACGCCTGA
- a CDS encoding VOC family protein, with the protein MQSQVDHLVVAAASLAQGAAWCRDTLGVEPGPGGEHALMGTHNRLLLVASAAYPRAYLEIIAINPAAPDPGRTRWFDLDGTAIRQAVAQGPRLVHFVARTSDGAGAVAALDRLGIARGPLLRAERATPSGTLRWKISVRDDGQRLFHGALPTLIEWGQAHPCDGMPDAGLSLKSLHARSPEAAQLRAAYSAVGLSGVPVQDGAPELIATLATPKGEVRLTSGGL; encoded by the coding sequence ATCCAGAGTCAGGTCGATCACCTCGTCGTCGCTGCGGCCAGCCTGGCGCAAGGCGCGGCCTGGTGCCGCGACACCCTGGGGGTGGAACCCGGCCCCGGCGGCGAGCATGCCCTGATGGGCACGCACAACCGGCTGCTGCTGGTCGCCTCGGCGGCCTACCCGCGCGCCTACCTGGAGATCATCGCCATCAATCCGGCGGCACCGGATCCCGGGCGCACGCGCTGGTTCGACCTCGACGGCACGGCGATCCGACAGGCTGTGGCCCAGGGCCCGCGCCTCGTGCATTTCGTCGCGCGGACAAGCGATGGCGCCGGCGCTGTAGCAGCCCTCGACCGCTTGGGCATCGCGCGCGGGCCGCTGCTCCGCGCTGAGCGGGCCACCCCGTCCGGGACGCTGCGCTGGAAGATCAGCGTGCGCGACGACGGCCAGCGCCTGTTCCACGGCGCGCTGCCCACACTCATCGAATGGGGCCAGGCCCATCCCTGCGACGGCATGCCGGACGCCGGGCTCTCGCTGAAGTCCCTGCATGCCCGGTCGCCGGAGGCGGCGCAGTTGCGAGCCGCCTATAGCGCCGTCGGCCTGTCCGGCGTGCCGGTGCAGGACGGCGCCCCCGAGCTCATCGCGACGCTGGCGACCCCCAAGGGTGAAGTGCGGCTGACCTCCGGCGGACTTTGA
- the mdeB gene encoding alpha-ketoglutarate dehydrogenase: MTDQSLTRFLAPEGGDADPAETAEWRAAFQSLVAAEGPARARFILDQLAALARDPHVAWSPELATPYVNTIPVDQQPAFPGDLAIEEKLASLMRWNALAMVARANTAYGELGGHIASYASAADLFEVGFNHFFRARSEAQGGDLVFFQAHSAPGVYARAFLEGRLTQADLAHYRQEITAPQHGARGLSSYPHPWLMPDFWQFPTGSMGIGPISSIYHARFMRYLTHRRLLNCGGRKVWGVFGDGEMDEPESMSALTLASRERLDNLVWVVNCNLQRLDGPVRGNGRIVDELEKLFRGAGWNVIKLLWGSDWDGLFARDLTGALARAFANTVDGQMQTFAAKDGRFNRDNFFGQNEELARLAQGMTDEQIDRLKRGGHDLVKIHAAYAAASRHVGEPTVVLAHTKKGYGMGAAGQGRMTTHSQKKMDEAAVIEFRNRFNLPLSDEQARGLEFFKPPADSPEMRYLLEHRERLGGSIPRRQAGAPALQVPALASYAAFATGAGGKEMSTTMAFVRLLGNLLKDERLGPRIVPIVADEARTFGMANLFKQVGIYSSVGQRYEPEDIGSVLSYREALDGQILEEGISEAGAIASWTAAATSYSVHGFPMLPFYIYYSMFGFQRVGDAIWAAADQRARGFLLGATSGRTTLGGEGLQHQDGGSHLVAATIPNCKAYDPAFAGEMAAIIDFGMREMLVDQQDVFYYLTLMNENYAQPDLPADAQQGVVRGGYRFGAFGEGAPRVTLLGSGAILTEVIKAARQLAEEGVASEVFSITSWSELARDGLHCEQRALRGEGHTEPWLHRLFAGSSVPMVAASDYVRALPESIAPWLPPGRRYVALGTDGFGRSDTRAALRQLFGVDAAHIAWTARRLLS, from the coding sequence ATGACCGACCAGAGCCTCACCCGCTTCCTCGCCCCCGAGGGCGGTGACGCCGACCCGGCCGAGACCGCCGAGTGGCGCGCGGCCTTCCAGTCACTGGTGGCCGCCGAAGGCCCGGCGCGGGCGCGGTTCATCCTCGACCAGTTGGCGGCGCTGGCGCGCGATCCGCACGTCGCCTGGTCGCCGGAGCTGGCCACGCCCTACGTCAACACCATCCCGGTCGACCAGCAGCCGGCCTTCCCGGGCGATCTGGCGATCGAGGAGAAGCTGGCTTCGCTGATGCGCTGGAACGCGCTGGCGATGGTGGCGCGCGCGAACACCGCCTACGGCGAGCTGGGCGGCCACATCGCCAGCTACGCCAGCGCGGCCGACCTGTTCGAAGTCGGCTTCAACCACTTCTTCCGGGCGCGCAGCGAGGCGCAGGGGGGCGACCTGGTGTTCTTCCAGGCGCACAGCGCGCCCGGCGTGTACGCGCGGGCCTTCCTCGAGGGCCGGCTGACGCAAGCCGATCTGGCGCACTACCGCCAGGAGATCACGGCGCCCCAGCACGGCGCCCGAGGACTTTCGAGCTACCCGCATCCCTGGCTGATGCCGGACTTCTGGCAGTTCCCGACCGGCTCGATGGGGATCGGCCCGATCAGCTCGATCTACCACGCGCGCTTCATGCGCTACCTCACGCACCGCCGGTTGCTCAACTGCGGCGGCCGCAAGGTCTGGGGCGTGTTCGGTGACGGCGAGATGGACGAACCCGAGAGCATGAGCGCGCTCACGCTGGCCTCGCGCGAGCGGCTGGACAACCTGGTGTGGGTGGTCAACTGCAACCTGCAGCGCCTGGACGGCCCGGTGCGCGGCAACGGGCGCATCGTCGACGAACTGGAGAAGCTGTTTCGCGGCGCCGGCTGGAACGTGATCAAGCTGCTGTGGGGCAGCGATTGGGACGGGCTGTTCGCGCGCGACCTCACCGGGGCGCTGGCGCGCGCCTTCGCCAATACGGTGGACGGCCAGATGCAGACCTTCGCCGCCAAGGACGGCCGCTTCAACCGGGACAACTTCTTCGGACAGAACGAGGAACTGGCGCGGCTGGCGCAGGGCATGACCGATGAACAGATCGACCGCCTCAAGCGCGGCGGGCACGACCTGGTGAAGATCCATGCCGCCTACGCGGCAGCCAGCCGGCATGTGGGCGAGCCGACCGTGGTGCTGGCGCACACCAAGAAGGGCTACGGCATGGGCGCGGCGGGCCAGGGCCGCATGACCACGCACAGCCAGAAGAAGATGGACGAGGCGGCGGTGATCGAGTTCCGCAACCGCTTCAACCTGCCGCTGTCGGACGAGCAGGCCCGGGGGCTCGAGTTCTTCAAGCCGCCCGCCGATTCGCCGGAGATGCGCTACCTGCTCGAGCATCGCGAGCGGCTGGGCGGCTCCATCCCGCGAAGGCAAGCGGGCGCGCCCGCCCTGCAGGTGCCGGCGCTGGCCAGCTACGCGGCCTTCGCCACCGGCGCCGGCGGCAAGGAGATGTCCACCACCATGGCCTTCGTCCGGTTGCTGGGCAACCTGCTGAAGGACGAGCGGCTGGGACCGCGCATCGTGCCCATCGTCGCCGACGAGGCGCGCACCTTCGGCATGGCCAACCTGTTCAAGCAGGTGGGCATCTATTCGAGCGTGGGGCAGCGCTACGAGCCCGAGGACATCGGCTCGGTGCTGTCGTACCGCGAGGCGCTGGACGGGCAGATCCTGGAGGAAGGCATCAGCGAAGCCGGCGCCATCGCCAGCTGGACCGCCGCGGCCACCAGCTACAGCGTGCACGGCTTTCCGATGCTGCCCTTCTACATCTACTACTCGATGTTCGGCTTCCAGCGCGTGGGCGACGCGATCTGGGCTGCGGCCGACCAGCGCGCGCGCGGCTTCCTCCTGGGCGCGACCTCGGGCCGCACGACGCTGGGCGGCGAAGGGCTGCAGCATCAGGACGGCGGCAGCCACCTGGTGGCGGCGACCATCCCCAATTGCAAGGCCTACGACCCGGCCTTTGCCGGCGAGATGGCCGCGATCATCGACTTCGGCATGCGCGAGATGCTGGTCGACCAGCAGGACGTGTTCTATTACCTCACGCTCATGAACGAGAACTACGCGCAGCCCGACCTGCCGGCGGATGCGCAGCAGGGCGTGGTGCGCGGCGGCTACCGCTTCGGCGCATTCGGCGAAGGGGCGCCGCGGGTGACGCTGCTCGGGTCGGGCGCGATCCTGACCGAAGTGATCAAGGCGGCGCGGCAGCTGGCCGAAGAGGGCGTCGCCAGCGAGGTGTTCAGCATCACGAGCTGGAGCGAGCTCGCGCGCGACGGCCTGCACTGCGAGCAGCGGGCGCTGCGCGGCGAAGGGCACACCGAGCCCTGGCTGCACCGGCTGTTCGCCGGCAGCTCGGTGCCCATGGTGGCGGCCAGCGACTACGTGCGGGCGCTGCCGGAAAGCATCGCGCCCTGGCTGCCACCCGGGCGGCGCTACGTCGCCCTGGGCACCGATGGGTTCGGCCGCAGCGACACGCGGGCCGCGCTGCGGCAGCTGTTTGGCGTGGACGCCGCGCATATCGCCTGGACGGCCAGGCGCCTGCTGTCCTAG
- a CDS encoding PhzF family phenazine biosynthesis protein gives MRQRPFKQVDVFTAQPYRGNPLAVILDGAGLSDEEMQHFTNWTNLSEATFFLPPTMPGADYRVRIFCPGRELPFAGHPTLGSCHAWLEAGGQPAGEYVVQECGIGLVKLRRDGARLAFAAPPLRKGGPLPEEDVALIARGLGIARADIVQHAWCDNGPNWRGVMLRSAEQVLALRPDATLLAGLDVGVVGPRGKVGVVAPRAPADDCAFEVRAFFPGNNGMAEDPVTGSLNAALAQWLIGAGLAPPRYVASQGTVLARAGRVHVERDAQGEIWIGGDSVTCVDGTVLL, from the coding sequence ATGCGCCAGCGCCCTTTCAAGCAAGTCGACGTCTTCACCGCGCAGCCCTACCGCGGCAATCCGCTGGCTGTCATCCTCGACGGCGCCGGCCTGTCCGACGAGGAGATGCAGCACTTCACGAACTGGACCAACCTCTCGGAGGCCACCTTCTTCCTGCCGCCCACGATGCCCGGGGCGGACTACCGGGTGCGCATCTTTTGCCCGGGGCGCGAGTTGCCGTTCGCCGGCCATCCGACCCTGGGCAGCTGCCATGCCTGGCTGGAAGCGGGCGGCCAGCCGGCGGGCGAATACGTGGTGCAGGAGTGCGGCATCGGACTGGTCAAACTGCGGCGCGATGGCGCGCGGCTGGCGTTCGCTGCGCCGCCGTTGCGCAAGGGTGGCCCGCTGCCCGAAGAGGACGTCGCGCTGATCGCCCGCGGCCTGGGCATCGCCCGCGCTGACATCGTGCAGCACGCCTGGTGCGACAACGGACCCAACTGGCGCGGCGTGATGCTCAGGTCCGCCGAGCAGGTGCTCGCCCTGCGGCCCGACGCCACCCTCTTGGCCGGGCTCGACGTCGGCGTGGTGGGCCCGCGCGGCAAGGTCGGCGTGGTCGCACCGCGCGCACCGGCCGATGACTGCGCGTTCGAGGTGCGCGCCTTCTTCCCCGGGAACAACGGCATGGCCGAAGACCCGGTGACCGGCAGCCTCAACGCCGCGTTGGCGCAGTGGCTGATCGGCGCGGGCCTCGCGCCGCCGCGCTATGTGGCCAGCCAGGGCACGGTGCTGGCGCGCGCCGGCCGCGTCCATGTGGAACGCGATGCCCAGGGCGAGATCTGGATCGGCGGCGATTCGGTCACCTGCGTCGACGGGACGGTGCTGCTGTGA
- a CDS encoding DMT family transporter, with amino-acid sequence MRSSEIRGLWLGAAGVAMFALTLPMTRLAVGTAEMPQLSGGFIAIGRAAVAGLLSALFLLATRAPLPRRGDWAPLAIVAGGVVFGFPLLTSIAMRHVEAVHASVILAVLPLATAVTGAWLHRQRPSAAFWACGALGSALVVGFALMHSGAGASPVQAADLMLLAAMACAAVGYGWGALLSQRMRAEHVICWALVIALPVTLPGALVLRPAAAVPAAAWWAFGYVAVFSMWIGFFAWYRALALGGTVRVSQVQLIQPFLSMLFAVPLLGESIDPMTLGFAAAVMATVIIGRRMPVRSLA; translated from the coding sequence ATGAGATCCAGTGAGATCCGGGGCCTGTGGCTGGGCGCAGCTGGCGTCGCCATGTTCGCGCTGACCCTGCCGATGACCCGGCTGGCCGTGGGCACGGCCGAAATGCCCCAGCTGTCGGGCGGGTTCATCGCGATCGGCCGGGCCGCCGTCGCCGGCCTGCTGTCCGCACTGTTCCTGCTCGCCACGCGCGCGCCGCTGCCCCGGCGTGGCGACTGGGCGCCGCTGGCGATCGTCGCCGGCGGGGTGGTGTTCGGCTTTCCCCTGCTCACCTCCATCGCGATGCGCCATGTGGAAGCGGTCCACGCCAGCGTGATCCTGGCCGTGCTGCCGCTGGCCACCGCCGTCACGGGCGCATGGCTGCATCGCCAGCGGCCTTCGGCGGCTTTCTGGGCCTGCGGCGCGCTGGGCAGCGCCCTGGTGGTGGGCTTCGCGCTGATGCACTCGGGCGCCGGCGCTTCGCCGGTGCAGGCGGCCGACCTGATGCTGCTGGCCGCCATGGCCTGCGCCGCGGTCGGCTACGGCTGGGGCGCGCTGCTGTCGCAACGCATGCGCGCCGAGCATGTGATCTGCTGGGCGCTGGTGATCGCGCTGCCGGTCACGCTTCCCGGCGCCTTGGTGCTGCGGCCCGCGGCAGCGGTGCCCGCCGCCGCCTGGTGGGCCTTCGGCTACGTCGCCGTGTTCTCGATGTGGATCGGCTTCTTCGCCTGGTACCGGGCGCTGGCCCTCGGCGGCACGGTGCGCGTGAGCCAGGTGCAGCTGATCCAGCCTTTCCTCAGCATGCTGTTCGCCGTGCCCCTGCTGGGCGAAAGCATCGATCCCATGACGCTCGGCTTCGCCGCGGCGGTCATGGCCACCGTCATCATCGGCCGGCGCATGCCGGTGCGCTCCCTTGCCTGA
- a CDS encoding thioredoxin family protein, translated as MTRPASSTASPWWVVCLCAEWCNVCRSWRAAFDETAASHPQLRFAWVDVEDEADAMGDVEIETFPTVLVARGSQPLFFGPVQPSAAQLSRLLASLKHTGTDEAVSGHAVSSEAGPLLARLQGCVLPKP; from the coding sequence ATGACGCGCCCCGCCTCCAGCACGGCTTCTCCCTGGTGGGTGGTCTGCCTCTGCGCCGAATGGTGCAACGTCTGCCGCAGCTGGCGCGCGGCCTTCGATGAGACAGCCGCTTCGCATCCGCAGTTGCGCTTCGCCTGGGTCGACGTCGAGGACGAGGCCGATGCAATGGGCGATGTGGAGATCGAAACCTTCCCGACGGTGCTGGTGGCCCGGGGGAGCCAGCCGCTGTTCTTCGGTCCGGTGCAGCCCTCCGCGGCACAGCTTTCGCGCCTGCTGGCGAGCCTGAAGCATACGGGCACAGATGAAGCAGTTTCCGGTCATGCTGTATCAAGCGAGGCGGGCCCGCTGCTTGCGCGGCTGCAAGGTTGCGTGCTACCGAAACCATAG